The segment ATTACGTCCCCCGGGCCGAATCTCCCGAGCAGGTTTTCATGAGAACTGCCCATACCGTCATGGGGATGTTTCTCTTCATGTCGGCCGTGGTGCACGTGGTTAAAGTGAAACGAATTTCCTGGTTACAAAAACATCCTGAAGCAGTCGGCAGTTCTGTCGGCTCTGATTTTCAAAACCCTTCTACGACGAAGGGGAGCACGATATGAGTTCGACTTCAACAACAACCTATCCTGATATCAATACACAAGCCGTCGCACGGAGAGAAGTTCTATTAGCCTATTGGGAACTGTCCAAACCACGCATCGCCACGATGGGGCTGATTGCCGTGGCCATTGGTTACGCAATGGGGTATCAGAATTCCTGGAGCTGGCTCAACCTGTTTGAAACGCTTCTAGGGATTGGAGCTGTTGCGATCAGTAGTAGCGCCTTGAATCAGTACATTGAACGACATAGCGATTGCCTGATGGAACGAACGGCCAATCGTCCGTTACCCGCAGGTCGATTGACGTCTCGGCAGGTGCTGACATTCGCGATTGGATTGGGAGTGGCGGGAGTCACCTATCTTGCTCTTCGCGTTAACCTGTTAACAGCCGCGCTATCACTGTTCACGCTCGTGACCTACACCTTGATCTACACACCCTTGAAACGCAAAACAGCCCTGTGCACCACCATCGGCGCCGTCCCCGGCGCCTTGCCTCCTTTATTGGGTTGGACGGCGGTACGGGGCAGTGTCGACATGGAAGCGATTGTGTTGTTTGGAATTCTGTTCCTGTGGCAGTTCCCTCACTTCCTGGCAATCGTCTGGATTTACCGCGATCAATACCGCGAAGCAGGCCTCAAAATGGTCCCCTTCAATAAACCGATTCCTAAAGTTGTGGGATATATCGCCGTGGGCAATGCAGTAGCTCTGATACCGTTCAGTCTGCTGCCAAGACAACTGGAAATGACGGGCGATGGTTATTTCTGGGCCGCGTTAGTGCTCGGTCTGGGTTATCTGTTCTGCTCTGTTTATTTTCTGCGGGACGAAACGGTTGAACGGGCTCGTAAGCTGGTGTGGACCTCGCTCATTTATCTGCCCCTGCTATTGACCATTATGCTGTGGGATCACTTGCACATGGTTCCGTAATCAGGGTTCCGTAATCAGTCTGCGGAAAGTTTCATTCATCTGAAGTCGAATTTTATTCTGGACAAGATCTAAAAGACCTCCACCTATGGGACAAACAACTTCAAATACTCCCCGGAAGATGGGACTGCCGATCACCAATGCCAAACTGGGCATGTGGTTGTTTCTCGGTACGGAGATCATGTTCTTCACGGCCTTTATCGGAAGCTACATAGTACTGCGAATTGGTTCTGTCGATGCGACGGGCCATTCCGCCTGGCCCGATCCGAGCGTCGTCCATATCAACGCGGCTGCGGGGGCGATTAATACGTTCGTGTTGCTCTTCTCCAGCTTTCTGGTTGTCATGGCCCACAACGCGATGGGAAACAAGCAGTATGGTAAAGCGCGGATGCTTCTCGTAGGCACGTTTCTATGTGCCTGCATTTTCCTCGGAATTAAAGGGGTCGAGTACCAGGGCAAATTTGAACATGGAATTCTACCCGGGCAAATTCCGGAGACTTCCGAACAGGCGATTGTAAAATCGACGGACGACCTCAAGACGATCATGAATAAAGAGATCAATCGGTTAGCGTCCGAGGGAGAGAACGATCTTGAAAAGAAAACGCTTTTGCAAACCGAAGAAACGGAACTGAAAGCGAATGATCCCGATTCTGCCCGACTCAAAGAGGTTCAAGCCGCTCTTGCATTAAGTATCGCCTATAATGAAATTAATGAAGCCCGCCGCGCAGGACAACTTGATTTACAAAAACTCGAAGGGCGCGTGGACGAGTTGAAAGCAAACGACAAGTTCGGAAGTTTGCTCACGCATTGGCATGTTCATAAACCAATTCTCTACGGTAACATTTTCGCGTCGACTTACTTCCTGATGACTGGATTCCATGCGATTCACGTGGTGGTCGGGATGATTCTGTTCGCGATCGTGATTTGTTCCCGATTGGGTGATCGTTGGTCTGACTACGTCGAGAACAGTGGTCTGTACTGGCACTTTGTGGACCTGGTCTGGATTTTCCTCTTCCCTTTGATTTACCTCATTCCAGCAACCAGTTAATCGATTCAGTTCCAGCTGTTAATGAGTCCTCTGTTTCCTAGAATTCTTCCAAATCGTCGAACGCATCCGGGTATTCTTATGAGCGATGTTGAACACTCAGAAACCTATGAGCCTCATGGAAGCTCGAAGACGTATTTTGTCGTCTTCATCCTGTTATGTATCTGCACCGGCGTGTCCTGGTTGGTTGACGAGATGCACATCAATAATCTCGTCCTGCTGGTGGTGACTGTACTGGCGATTGCTTCCCTTAAAGCGAGCTTCGTGTTGCTGTACTTCATGCATCTCAAGTTTGAAAAGAACTGGAAGTACGCTTTGTTGCTGCCAACCACGATTCTGGCAATCGGCTTGCCGATGACGTTGCTACCTGATATTGGCCTGCATTATTACACCAACGTCAATCCGCAATCGCTCACGACAGTGAAAGAAGCGACCAGCGAAACGGCGACCAGTACTGTTGAAGAAGAAACCTCGCCCGCTGCTCTCGAGCCCGAAAACAAAGAACAGTAGTTTTAGGTTACTCCCTAAGATTGAACAGGCTATGAGGAAATTAAATCATGAGAGCCATTCCTGAGATCGAATCGTGATTGAAGTCCGTGAACTCACTCATTTCTACGGTTCTCATTGCGCCCTCAAGTTTGTTTCGTTGACGGTTGCCTCCGGCTCCATTCTCGGGATTCTTGGCCCGAACGGGAGTGGTAAAACAACGCTCTTTCGTATCCTCAGTACGCTCTACCCGGTGCAGCAGGGAGAAATCGTTCTCGACGGAACCTCGCTTGTCGACGACCCGGCGGCCATCCGGCACAAGATCGGTGTTACCTTTCAGGCCCCCAGCCTTGATCCCCGTTTAACGGTGGAGGAGAACCTCCGCTATCAAGGGTACTTGTACGGTCTCTCCGGTCGCGCTTTGCGAAGCCGGATCGAAGAACTGATGCAAAGGCTGAAACTGTCTGACCGCCTGCGAGATCGAGTGCAGTCGCTATCGGGCGGGATGCAGCGACGGGTGGAGATTGCCAAGGGGCTGTTACACGATCCGCAGATACTCATTCTGGATGAACCAAGTACCGGTCTCGATCCGGGGGCACGTATTGACCTTTGGGCTTACCTGCAACGGCTGCGAGATGAGTCGGGAATGACCATTCTGGTGACGACACATTTGATGGAAGAAGCGGAGCGGTGTGATCAGCTTGCGATTCTGGATAAGGGCGAGGTTGCCGCGACCGGTTCACCAGAACATCTTCGCCGTTCTCTGGGCGGGGACTGCCTGACCATCCAAACAGAAGAACCTCAGCGGCTGCAACAACGAATCAAAGATGATTTTGATCTACAGTTCCAACTGATCGGCGAAAGCCTGCGATTGGAAGCCCCGGAGGGTCACGAGTTGTTGCGTAATCTAGTGGATGCTTATACGACAGAGATTCAATCGGTCTCACTCGGCAAACCGACATTGGAGGATGTCTTCATCGCTCGTACCGGGCACCAATTCTGGGGAGAGGTGGTCGAAGGATGACAGGAACAATTCAAGTCCACCCCGACACGCCAACTGGGAAAAAACCATCAGGGGCAATCTCTGCGGCCGGTCTCGCGATCTGGGCGTTGGCTGCACGGGAACTGGTTCGATTCTTTCGGCAACGCACGCGAGTCGTCGGAGCGTTGGGGCAACCTTTGATCTTCTGGATCTTATTTGGAGCAGGGCTGCATGGTTCCTTTCAAGCTCCTGACTGGGCTCCGGAAGGGATGACGTATCAGGAATATTTCTTTCCAGGTGTCGTCGTATTAATCATTCTGTTCACCGCGATCTTTTCAACCATTTCTCTGATTGAAGATCGGCGAGAAGGATTTCTTCAAGGAGTGCTGGTAGCACCGGTTCCGCGGTTCTCCATCGTTCTAGGTAAGCTGGCCGGGGGAACGATTCTCGCTCTAATTCAAGCGGCCCTGTTTCTGGCGATTGGTCCAATGCTGTCGATGGTTGGCTTAGCGCCTGCCATGCAAGTGGCCTGGAGTTTGGAAACGGCATTGGCCGCCGGTTTCTTTCTGACATTGGTTGCCTTCGCGCTCACATCGCTGGGGTACGTAATTGCCTGGCCGATGGAATCGACGCAGGGGTTCCATGCGATCATGTCTGTGTTCCTGATGCCGATGTGGTTACTTTCGGGAGCATTCTTTCCCATACCGGAATCGGGATGGCTCGCCTGGGTGATGCGGTGTAACCCATTAACGTATGGCGTCGCTGGCTTGAGACAACTGATGTATTCCGAAGCCGAGTTGCAGACAGCCGCAGCGATTCCTTCCATCTGGATGTGTGCCGGAATTATGCTGTTCTTCGGTTTGGTGTGCACGGCAATTGCCGTCTGGATGACGGGACGCCGAAAGGCGGCTGACCAACGGTAATCCGTTGCGTATAATAGGTATCGCCCGTCCCTTCGATTATGATTTTATCGCTATATTAGCATCTTATATCTATTAGCATCGGTTGAATGCACAATGAGGAGCGCTTGATATGTTTCGCAGACCCTTCTTCTGGGTGGGAGCCATTTTATGGGTTGTCGTTCTTGTCGTTGGTTATCGCATGATGACCGGTGCGGGGAAAAATCCGGTTGAGATTGGTGTACCGCCGGAGTCGGTAGAAGGCACACTTGTTCCGACTGACGATGTAACATCCGAAGCGGTCGAAGCCAGCCCATGGCCAGCCGAGGGATTACCCGAGTTCAGCCTGACCGCCCATACCGGAGAAACAGTTACGAAAGAGTCTCTAATGGGCCAACCATGGCTGGTGGATTTCATTTTCACGCGTTGTACCGGCCCCTGTCCGAAGTTAACTGCCCGTATGTCTTTAATGCAGGAAGAATTGAGCGACACGAATGTGAAGCTGATCACGATCACAGTCGATCCCGAATTCGACGATGTTGAGAAGATGAAACGATATGCGATGGTCTATGGTGCCGAGGATGATCGCTGGTTAATGCTTACGGGAGGCTATGAAGAAATCTATGACCTGATCGAAAAAGGATTTCAAATGCCGGTTCAGGAAATTGAAGGAGCGGACGAAGGAAGCAAGTTTCTGCATACGACCAACATTCTCTTCGTAGATGAAAATGGAGTCGTGCAGGAAAAAGTGAACGGCTTAATTGACAGTGAAGTGGTCTCACTTCGCCGAAAACTCGTTAAGAAATATGGAGATATAACGGACGACTCTACGACAGAAGACGACGAAAAAATCCCGCCAGCAGCTGATGGAAACTGACTGTCGTTGAAGGCAAGTGGCTCATTTGTTCCCCTTTCGGTCGGTTGCTATGATAATGCTGAAGCTGTATTGAACCTTCTCGACTTGCAACCGGACTCGATCTTCATGGTGACTCCTCAATCTCTCACGGCCGAAGAACAAGCGACATACGAATGGCAACTCTGGGTCCCGGACTTCGGTGAAGCGGGACAGGAAAAGCTGAAAGGGGCGACAGTCTGTGTCTCGCGCTGCGGTGGACTTGGTTCCGTCGTGGCCTATGAACTGGCCGCAGCTGGCGTGGGAAAACTGGTGCTCGCCCACGCGGGCAATGTGAAGCCAAGTGACCTTAACCGTCAACTACTGATGACACACGACTGGTTGGGCAAACCCCGCATTGAATCGGTGGAACGGCGTCTGAAAGAGTTGAATCCGCGTCTTGAAATTGAAGCGCACGCAGAAAATCTGAGCGAAGAAAACGCGGATCGGATTCTCGGCGACGTCGACTTGATTGTCGATTGCGCTCCCTTGTTCAATGAGCGGTTCGCGATGAATCGTGTCGCTGTCGAACGGAAGATTCCGCTCGTCGAATGTGCCATGTACGATCTGGAATCGCAGATCACGACGATTCAACCCGGGGTGACTCCCTGCCTGAGGTGTCTCTATCCGGGCGATCCGCCGGTGTGGCGACGGGAATTCCCTGTCTTCGGTGCGGTATCCGGTAGCGTTGGCTGTATCGCGGCGATGGAAGCGATTAAAGTTCTGGCCGGATTCGGAGAGCCTCTATTCTCTCAGATGTTAATGTATGATCTCCGGGATATGACGTTTCATAAACGGAAAATCCAACGACGGCTCGATTGTGAATCCTGCGCATCGCTGTTCTGAAACGTTGATGCGTGTCAGCTGATTAAGTTTTCTTCAGTGTCGTTCTCAACTTCTTTCGCATGACGTTGAATCGTTTCATTGGTGTTCCGGAGATCGCCTTCTGCGTCGGTGGAGGCCGCTTTGTCCGCTTCGTCGATGCAAAGAGAAGCCGCATCCGGCTTGCCTGTCTTCGTGGCTTCTTCCTGGCTCAATTCTGCCGCTGATTCCTTGCTGTGAGACTCTTTTACCATCACGACGGGAACTCCGTTGGGGAAGACCACTTCCCGCGCTTCGTCGGGCATGCTGATCTTCGCTTCGGTCAGTGCTGTCTTGGTCTGCCGCATTAAGGCGCTACACACCGAGGGAGCGTCGAACCGTTCGCCGTCGAGCCAAAAACTGACATTCAGATTAACTGTCGAAGCACCGAGTGATTCCACTAACACCAGCGGAGCGGGGTCTTCGAGAACCGTTTCGTGTCCGGTCAGAACTCTCAAGATTGCCTGTTGAGCCTTGGTAACAGAATCGTCGTAACCAATTCCAATCACAAATTCCTTACGAATACGAGGGGACGAGGAATAATTGATTACGATCGATTTGTAGACGGTACTGTTTGGAATCTGAACGTGGTTTCCCTCAACCGTTAGCAGTAATGTTCCCCGGGTGGTGACGCGGCGGACGAACCCTTCATGTCCTTCCAGTTCAATCAGGTCGCCCACATTAAAAGGCCGGTTCAGACTGATTAACACACTCGCCAGATAGTTTTCAGCAATGTCACGAAAGGCAAACCCGATCGCCAGACCAATCAATCCCGTTCCTCCCAGAACGGTCACCGCCAGACGGCTTAGTCCGGACACTTTCAGAGCGATGTAGATACCAATCAACATGATCAGCACTCCAACGATGCTACCCACAACCTGCTGGATCAATTGACTGTCGATGCGTCGGGCGGTGAGACGTCTGGATAGTCGGGCAGTCAACTTGGCGATGACATAAGCGAGAATGATGACCATCACGCCTACGATCAGCAGGGGGAGTAAATGCACAAAGTCTCGCCCGAGTTGCTTCAGTTGGACAATCGCCGGTTGGATATCCCAGATCGGTCGACCTTGGACTTTCAGTTGGTTGACCACAGCAACGACGTCAGATGTCCGTTGCGCAACACGTTCGGCCCATTCTCGATGAGGGTCACTGTCAGCGATACCTTTCAGGATGACAATGCCTTCATCCGTCTCGACCTCTACCGACTCGAACCACCCTGAGGCGTTATAGATTCGTTGCAGTCGACCGGAAATGTCTTCGTCAATCGCGACCGGGTTCACTTCGACCTTATCAGGAGTGTCGATCTCCTTTTCCTCTTCGGTAACGATCACGGCATCGTCGTCTGCGGACTCCTGGAAATTAGCGAAGACAGCGGATGAGGAGATGCCGGCGAAGAGACTTAGGAAGAGTAAGAGATGAACGATACCATAAAATCGAGACTGGTTGATTTGCAGATGCATGCTGGCTGAATGCCCTTCGATTTATTGCGAGAAGTGGACGGCAGGTCTGGTGAATAGGAAATGCAATTAACCGTTAGCGGTGTAAGCCATCCGGCTGATCTCATGAGGTTCTATTCCTGATGGATAGGATTCGCTGACGGGTCTGGCCTGTAGATTTTTTGCTTCGGAGGGTCTTATTGTAAATCTTACAGTTGTCCAGCTTCTTTTTCTTCTACTGTTTAACGGGAAATGAAGTAAAAACGGGTGGCGCTTTCTGGAAAAACAAAGCTATTGACCCACTTTCAAGCCAATCCTATACTCCGCGCCGAATTACTGTGGAGGAAGGTCCCGAATAGGACTGGTGGCTGTCACAAGTCTCTGTTTCCTGTTCTCAATCCGATTCCGCGCTCTCTCGATTGATATGACTTCTCTGATGCAGATTGGCAACTCCGTTTTGATCGCCCTGATGCGTGCTCTGTTTCTAATGGCCTGTTTACTACTTGGTCCAAACATGGTTCAAGCAGCCGGCGATTGGATTGAGATCTGTGAAGGAGATGCCTTCATCTGTCGTTCTGAAGTCAAGGTAGGTCAAACTGAACTACCGGCGATGTTAAAGATCTTGCGAAGTGAAATCGAGCAGAAGTTAGGTCTGGAAAGCAGTGACGAGTTGCTGGAACTGTATTTGTTTCGGAATCGTCGCAACTTTGTGGAGTATGTCTCCCAGCGGATTCCGGAAGGAGCTTCCCGGCAGGCTCTGTATGTTAAAGGAGAAGATCGGTCACGAATTTACATCTATAACCATCTGGCAGTTCGAGATGATATTCGGCATGAATGTACGCATGCCATTTTACATCATTCTCTACCGTATCTGCCGTTGTGGATGGATGAAGGTCTGGCTGAATATTTTGAGGTGGAACACCAGATGCGATCGACAGGGAATTCGCACCTGGGAGAGATGCGGTTTTCCATGTTCTTTCGGCATAAACCAAACATGCGAGAACTGGAGCAACTTAATTCACTTACGGAAATGGATAAAAGTGATTACCGAGATTCCTGGGCATGGATTCATTTTTTGATTCACGAATCCGAGGAATCCCGGCAATTACTTTTAGAATACCTGAAGGAAATTCGAGAGGGAGAACCTCCGGGACCTTTCAGCGTGATTCTGTATCGGGCGATGCCCAATGCAGATGAAAGATTAAAACGACACATTAAAAGCTGGAAGTAAGGCAAAATCTAGAGAGAGCGAATTGCTCTGTCGGAAAGCTGCCGACTTTCGAGTTTCTATTTTGAAACAACGGTCATAGGGAAGTGACCGAGTTAACCGGGAAATGTGGTTCAGAAACAGTTGTTTTTGAATCACTCAAATTTCTTCCCGGTTATGAAGTCTTTTTTCGACGTGAAAACAGGGAGAAAATTATGAAGGGATTACGTTTCCTAAAGGAAGCGGCCTATGGTCTGGCTTGTCTGGGACTACTCGTTCCACAAGCTGGCGTGTCGGCAGCGACCCCCAAACAGGAAGTCAAAGCCGAACGATTCATGAATGGCCCAACCGCCGTTGATGTTGTGCTTGGCAAAGATGGAACTGTGATTGGGAAAGTTGTTGACGGACAAGGTAAACTTGTTGAAGGTGCTGCTGTAACGATCACCAAAGGCGAAAAAGAAGTGGTGAAAACCGTTTCTAACGCTAAAGGCCTGTTCGGTGCTCGCAACATGACTGCCGGTACTTACAAAATTACCGCTGGTCAGGGAAGCCGTCAGTTCCGCCTCTGGTCTGCACAGACTGCACCTCCAAAAGCAATGGCTAAAGCCATTCTTGTCAGTGATAACCAAATCGTTCGTGGCCAGCCGGTCATGGGCGGAATCGACATCATTACTGGTGTTCTGTTGGCAACGACGATCACGGGAACAACTTTCGCGATCATCAATAACAACGACATCAACGATCTCGAAGACAACATGGACGCTCAGAATGCTGCTTTGAACGGCCGTATTGATGATTTGGAAAACCAGTTGGAAGAAATTGAAGCCATCGTGACGAACTAAGCTAGTTCAGCAGTCACTTTAAGATTCATTCGAATCTGTATCGATCGATGCATATTTAGCCGGATTGAGGAATTCTCCTCTGTCCGGTTTTTTTATTGCGATGCTTATAAGATCGAGATTGGTCGTCGTCCTTTAATTCTGCATGACAGGTTCAAGGTTGAGCGGACTCTTCCCATGCGAAATCGCCGCGAGCAAACATGAATACCTAGAACTATTATCAGTGTGCTGTTTTACGGGGTTTCAAGTTCCGTCTGGGCGCCATCGCCAGTAGCGACCAGGGACATGTTCTCGGTGATCTCGGAGGCGAGTCGGAATTCGCCGCGACCATCTTCACGGTCTTTGTTTTCTTTCTGCACATTGATCGACCATTGCGCGATCCCAAAGGGAACATCAGGACTTCGCCAGAATTCGCCTTTGTTGCGTGTGCGGTTGGTGGGGCTTTCCGTTGTCAGGCTGCCGAGGTATTTCGTCGTCTCGAATCCGCCCGCTTTCAAGCTTAGCGAAGCCGGGCCTTCTTCCGAGATCTTGCGGTAATGGCGGAGCAGCGTAACCAATGGGTAGACTTGAAAGACGGGAGTCTCGATCTCTTCGACTTCTTCAAACAGGCTGAGTTGTCGGTAGCCTTTCACGATCGGAATGTAGTCCACAAGAATATCTTGACCATCGATAACTTTGCCGATGATGACTTCTTCCGGGATCAGGACTTTGTAGATACGGACACCGTAGCTACCCGGGTCGATCCCTGCTTCACTCGGTTTACCGGTGACCTGCTTGAACTCGATCCAGTGGCACGTTGTTTCTTCGCCCTGATACATCGCCTGTTCGGTTCCCAGCGATTTGATTGTCAGCTCGCGGATCCATTCGAGCACCAGATTCCCTTCCGCCACTCCGGAACGGATTTCGGTCTGGTTGTAGGTTCCTTCATAGCGTGCCCAGGTTCCGTCTTCCGGAAGCGACCAGATCAAACCCTGAGCCTGAACGGAGGCGGGCACTGACAGGATAAGCAGACAGATGAGGGCTGTTGAAATTCGATAGAACTTGGGCATCAAAAGAATTCTCCGCGACGGATGGTCATCCAGGAGGGTGTCGGCAGTTTCAATTCCGAATTCCACACCTGCTCTAATGTCCGTTTGCTTCACGGGCAACAGACGTTTCTGTTTGGAAACCAACGGGTTACGTGGCTTCCCTGAGTCGGCGGTGGGAATCGGATTTCGCGTTTCTTTAGTCTCTCACACGGATCGGGGGCTGGCAAGCTTGATCCTCCCTCTGGTCCCTAAACAGCCCGATTTTCAGGCTTAAAAGACTGTCTGGGTAAGCCCTGAGGACGGCATAGGCACTCCAAAGATGACCGTTTTCTGAAATCGGCGCACTCGTAGTCTGCGAAAACGGAGATAGAACTGGATTGTCGATGGCACGATTGACATCACTTCCTGGAGATTTCAGTATGGAAGGTGACGGTCGGAGGTACCACTTTGCTGGCCCCGATGACTCATCAACTTTATTTGATCGACCCCCAGCCTGAGCAAATTCCTATGAACTATCTGTTGCGTACCTCCCTTCTGTTTTTACTCTCCGGTATTTTTATCCTGAGTACGTCTTCCTCGATGATTCAGGCGGAGGATTTGCTGCCGGGAAGTCGACCGGTGATTGAAGCTCGGAACTATAAATCGTTACAAGCGGCGATCGATGCCCTGCCTGAAGAAGGGGGACTGGTCCAATTACCGCCTGGTAAGTTTGAGATTATCGAACCTTTGAGGCTGACCCGTGGCGAAGTGACCATCCAAGGTGTCGGTGCGGCGAGTTGGATCCATAACACGAATCAGGAGGGCAAACCGGCATTCGTTATCGAACGAGCGGACAAGAAAAAAGTTCCCTCGAAAGAGCGATTGTGGCGAGTGATGCTCAGCAATTTTAGAATTACCGGAACCGAAAAATCCGGGCATGGAATTGAAGCGAACTGGATTCAGGAACTGTTCCTGCAGGGAGTCACTGTCAGCGAACATGGTGGAGATGGTCTCCATCTATATTTCTGCGAAGAGGACGCCCGCATTTCCGATTGTCTGATAACCTATAACAAACAGAATGGAATTTTCGGCGAGGGGCTCCACGACACCGTCGTCTCCGCCAATCATTTCGAAGAGAACCAGGATGCACTTCGCTTTATCGATGGCTACAACCTGTGCATGACGGGGAACAATATCGATGACCATCTGCGTCATGGCGTGATCGTGGAGAACACCTATGGCTCGGTGATCTCCGGCAACATGATCGAAGAATGTATGCAGGGAACCGGAGTCATACTGGATCGCGATTGTTACGGCATTACGGTCAGTTCGAACGTGATTGCTCACAACGGTATCGGGGTCGATCTGAAAGACGCGCATGGTTGTGCGGTGTCGGCGAATACCTTTACGGTAAATCTGGAGGATGGACTGAAGATTGGTCCGGACAGTGGACGGATCACGGTGACGGGGAACAGTTTTGGAAATGACTACCAGGGCGACGGCCAGTATCGTCGACGTAAGAACGATTTGAAGACCGGAGGGATTGTTTTGGAAGGGACGTCGAACAATGTCATCTCCGGCAATCAGTTCTCTGCCAAATCAGCAAAAGCGATTACCGTATCAGGCGAAGAAAACCGACAGAACCTCATCAGCAATAATCTGTTTACCGCCATCGAAAGCGAACATGCGAAGTCGTCCGAATCGTTACTGGAAAACAATCTGTCGACCGACGGAGAGAAACCTCTGGAATAAATCGCCCATAAATCGCGTTCAGCGAATTAAGGAGTGATATCCCCTTTTTTGAGATGGGTCCGGTGGCGAAT is part of the Polystyrenella longa genome and harbors:
- a CDS encoding right-handed parallel beta-helix repeat-containing protein; the encoded protein is MRTSLLFLLSGIFILSTSSSMIQAEDLLPGSRPVIEARNYKSLQAAIDALPEEGGLVQLPPGKFEIIEPLRLTRGEVTIQGVGAASWIHNTNQEGKPAFVIERADKKKVPSKERLWRVMLSNFRITGTEKSGHGIEANWIQELFLQGVTVSEHGGDGLHLYFCEEDARISDCLITYNKQNGIFGEGLHDTVVSANHFEENQDALRFIDGYNLCMTGNNIDDHLRHGVIVENTYGSVISGNMIEECMQGTGVILDRDCYGITVSSNVIAHNGIGVDLKDAHGCAVSANTFTVNLEDGLKIGPDSGRITVTGNSFGNDYQGDGQYRRRKNDLKTGGIVLEGTSNNVISGNQFSAKSAKAITVSGEENRQNLISNNLFTAIESEHAKSSESLLENNLSTDGEKPLE
- a CDS encoding carboxypeptidase regulatory-like domain-containing protein; the protein is MKGLRFLKEAAYGLACLGLLVPQAGVSAATPKQEVKAERFMNGPTAVDVVLGKDGTVIGKVVDGQGKLVEGAAVTITKGEKEVVKTVSNAKGLFGARNMTAGTYKITAGQGSRQFRLWSAQTAPPKAMAKAILVSDNQIVRGQPVMGGIDIITGVLLATTITGTTFAIINNNDINDLEDNMDAQNAALNGRIDDLENQLEEIEAIVTN